A single genomic interval of Lathyrus oleraceus cultivar Zhongwan6 chromosome 7, CAAS_Psat_ZW6_1.0, whole genome shotgun sequence harbors:
- the LOC127106353 gene encoding uncharacterized protein LOC127106353 — MERKNNQKNGSHPFSSSGIFSSVFSSQSPLVLGRESVRFEVNEKIDDKTLNSIIETQDEILKNNHRSEVYNAKNINMSSTSHDQITHSCNFSSSIYYGGQDIIPNTQSTQNVGVILSNNWEKDDSGVASRGDWWKGGLYY; from the exons ATGGAGAGAAAAAATAACCAAAAGAATGGATCCCATCCATTTTCTTCTTCTGGAATTTTTAGCTCTGTGttttcttctcaatcaccttTG GTATTAGGGAGAGAATCTGTGCGATTTGAAGTCAATGAGAAGATTGACGACAAGACATTAAACTCCATAATTGAAACTCAAG ATGAGATCTTGAAGAACAACCATAGAAGTGAAGTATATAATGCAAAAAATATCAATATGAGTTCCACCTCCCATGATCAAATAACTCATTCATGTAACTTCAGTTCATCCATATATTATGGTGGTCAAGACATAATTCCTAATACTCAGAGTACACAAAATGTTGGAGTAATTCTATCT AATAATTGGGAAAAGGATGATTCAGGAGTTGCTTCAAGAGGAGATTGGTGGAAAG GGGGACTTTATTATTGA